The DNA sequence TCAACAGCAGTGGAGAAGGTTTCGGATTTTTTGGTGGGGATGGTGGTGTTTCTGGGGATAATTTTGGTCATCACACCGCCGAGGGTTTCCACCCCTAAAGATAAAGGAGTTACGTCTAATAAGAGAATATCTTTTACTTCCCCTGCTAATACGCCTCCTTGAATTGCCGCGCCAACTGCAACCACTTCATCAGGGTTAACGGTTTGATTGGGTTCTTTTCCTAGAACTTTTTTAACAACTTCTTTAACGGCAGGAATACGGGTAGAACCACCAACTAACACTACTTCATCAATATCGTTCGCACTTAGTTTCGCATCTTTAAGAGCTTGTTCTACAGGAATAGCACAGCGATCGATTAAATCAGAACATAACTCCTCGAATTTAGCTCTAGTTAAGGTTAATTCTAAGTGTTTAGGTCCTTCTTGGGTAGCGGTGATAAAGGGTAAGTTAATATCAGCCTGAGAAACGCTAGAGAGTTCTATTTTTGCTTTTTCCGCCGCTTCAGTTAAACGTTGTAAAGCCTGTTTGTCTTTGCGTAAATCAATGCCTTCTTTTCCTTTAAAGTCTTCGGCTAAGTAATCAACGATTTTTTTATCAAAGTCATCACCACCAAGGTGCGTATCACCAGAGGTTGCTAATACTTCAAATACTCCATCGCCAACTTCTAAAACAGATACGTCAAATGTACCACCACCTAAGTCGAATACTAAAATGGTTTCATTACTTTTCTTGTCTAAACCGTAAGCAAGAGATGCGGCGGTAGGTTCGTTGATGATACGTTTTACTTCGATACCTGCGATTTTACCTGCGTCTTTGGTAGCTTGACGTTGAGAGTCATTAAAGTAAGCAGGTACTGTAATAACAGCTTCTTTGACGGGTTCGCCTAAATATTTACTAGCGTCTTCTATGAGTTTGCGTAATACTTGGGCGGAGATTTCTTCGGGAGCGAATTGTTTACTCTGAGAGGGACAATCCAACTTCACGTTTCCATTTACGTTTAATACTTTATAAGATACTTCGGTGGTTTCGTTGGTAACTTCGTCAAATCTTCTACCGATGAAACGTTTTACTGAGTAGAAGGTATTTTCAGGGTTCATTACCCCTTGACGTTTAGCAATTTGACCCACGAGGCGATCGCCATTTTTGGCATAGGCAACCACAGAGGGAGTGGTTCTAAAACCTTCAGCGTTAGCAATAACAACGGGCTTACCACCTTCCATTACTGCCACACAAGAGTTAGTCGTTCCTAAATCTATACCTACAACTTTTCCCATAAATAATAACTCCGTTTTACTATAAGTTAATTTCTATCTATAAAAGCAAACAACTAAGATTGTGAATAAAAAATAGATAAATTTACTCAATTGCTTATTTCTTTCTCTATATTGAGGGAAAGTGGCTATTTTCAGGTAGTGTAGTTTTCCGTACCTATTTTCAGGGGTGTTAGCAAAGTCATGAGGTGAGGAGTAATGAATTAAGGATTTAGGAGTCATGGGGATATATTTAGACAAAGTACTTAGCTTAATAACTCTCAGAAACCACCCAGTATTACTTGTTATCAAAGATGCCGAATGGAAAGTCTTAAGCCTAAACTATGAAGAATTTTATCAATGGTTGCGAACTGAGGATTCCCCGATTCGGAAAGAGTTTTATATAAACTTTCCCTACCTAAATCTGTTTTTTCAGCAATAGAACTCATACCTCCATTCGCTTGAATTACTTCCCTTAATGCCATCAGAAAAGTAGGTAATCCCTCATTTAAACATAATTCTAAATAGCCGATAACAAAATTTGGATTTTGTAAATCATTTTCAAATGTTTCTGAAATGTTTTTCAATTTTATTTTTATATTCCTTCCAAAGATTAATCGATTTTTGTATGTCTTTACTTTGCGAATTTTTATCTCCCCCTAAGAGAAGAATAACAATCATATTTTGGTATCGACTAAAATAAATTCGTAATCCACGGTTTGTAATTTTTTAACAATAATTTCATTAATTGTCATATATTGATTGTATCCCACAAGATACAAGTCGTGTAATGGATATTTTTTTCCCTTTGGTAATATATATATATGAAAAAAAACTTGCTTCGGGTTGAACGTTTATTAAAAGGGGTGGCAGATGCGACTAATTATCTGCTAACGATGGCGGATTATTCTGAGGGTATTAATGAGGCGTTGGCAACTCTGGGAGAAGCAACAGAAGTCGATCGCATCTATATTTTTTATATACATTCTCACCCTGATACTCAAAGTTCCGCTTGTAGTCAATTATGGGAGTGGGTAGCTGAAGGCATTGTTTCCCAAATGAATAACCCCGATTTATACAATTTTCCTTTTCAGGATATTCTTCCCCGTATATATGAAATACTCAGTCAGGGAGGTGCGATCGCAGGTAATGTGCGAGATTTTCCCGAAGAAGAAAAACAAATTCTTGAACCCCAAGGGATTATTTCTATCTTACTTGTACCGATTTTAATTAAAGAAAATTTTTGGGGATTTGTTGGCTTTGACGACTGCCATCAAGAACAAAATTGGCAGGAAATAGAAATTGCGACTTTAAGGGCGATCGCAGGTAGTATTGGAGGAATTATTGCCAGACATGAAGCCGAAGAACAATTACAACTTCTCAATCAGGATTTGGAAAGAAGAATTCATCATAGAACAAGAGAACTAATTGTTGCCAAAGAAGAAGCGGATAAAGCTAATCAGGCAAAAAGTGATTTTTTAGCAAACATGAGTCATGAATTGCGGACTCCTTTAAACGGCATTCTTGGTTATGCACAAATCCTTAATCGTTCTCCCTTTATCCCAGAAAAAGAGCGTAATGGTGTTGATATTATCTACCAATGTGGTACTCATTTATTGACTTTAATCAACGATATATTAGATTTAGCAAAAATTGAAGCCCAAAAATTTGAGTTAAATACCACAGTTATTCATCTTCCTTCTTTTCTTAAAGGAGTCGTTGATATTGTGCGAGTACGTTCAGACAAAAAAGGTCTTGATTTTATTTTCAATTATGATCCTTCTTTACCAGATGCGATCGTAGCTGATGAAAAACGTCTAAGACAAGTTTTAATTAATTTACTTAACAATGCCATTAAATTTACCGATGAAGGCGGAGTTACATTTAATGTATTAGTGAATAAAAAACTAGAACACATTGAAAACCCTAAACAAGAAGAAAATAATCCCCTCATTCAAGATAAAAGACAAAAAAATACAGATTGTCAGATTAAATTTGAGATAGCAGACACAGGTATAGGTATTGCAGAGGAAGATTTAATACAAATATTTCAAGCCTTTGAACAAGTAGGTAAAGATAAAAATCGCTATGCAGAAGGTACAGGATTAGGATTGGCAATTACTCAAAAAATCGTCCATTTGATGGATAGTAATATCAAGGTTAAAAGTAAACTAGGAGAAGGAAGTAGTTTTTCTTTCACTATTAATTGTCCTGTTTCTCAGAATTGGGGACAAGATTTATTCATTCAAGATAAAGCTCAAATCATTGGTTATCAAGAAAATACTTTTACTATTTTAGTAGTTGATGATCGTTGGGAAAATCGTTCAGTTTTGGTTAATTTACTTGAACCCATTGGCTTTAATATCAGAGAAGCTATCAATGGAGAAGAAGCATTGAATATTATTAAAAACCATAGCATCGATTTAATGATTACTGATATTGTTATGCCCGTGATGAATGGCTATGAGTTAATCAAAAAAATTAAACAAAATCCACAACTGCAAGAATTGAAAATAATTGTTTCCTCTGCCTCTGTATCTGATGCGGATAGACAAATGAGTCTCAATATTGGGGGAGATGATTTTTTACCTAAACCCGTAGATGCAGAAAAACTACTAGAATTATTAAGCAAACATTTAAAATTAACTTGGCAATATAGGTCTGTAAATCCTTCATCGGCTTCTACTGCCAAGGAAGTAATTATTCCCCCCGAAAAAGACTTGCAAACCCTGTTAACTCTTGCCCAAGATGGTTTACTTACAAAATTAGTAGAGATTGCAAAATCTATCAGTGAATCTGATTCTCGATATATACCCTTTACTAATAAAATTTTAACTTTAGCTAAAGCCTTTGAAATCGAGGAGATAGAATCTTTAATTCAAGGTTATCTTGCTTAAATTGCTCTGCTAAACCTAATACCTAACACCTTCCTAAACCCAATATTCTTATTGAATAACTGAGGTTAATTTAACTGTTTATTTACAAAACTCTTCCCCACGACGATATAATTCACGGGCATAATCAGTCCATGTACCCTGTCCCCAATAACGGAAACAACTGGTTTCTACTAACATGGTGTATAGTAACGCCTCTTGATAGTCGTGTCTTTGAGTTACGCTTGGATCTTCAGCAACAGCGCGATCGAATTTTTGATGGAACATTGCACTTAATTTATTCATGGGTTCTAAAACATTTTCATAGCCTTTAACCCAACTCAAATCATTAGTCCATGACGCACCATCCATGTGGAATTGATGATCATTTTCTTGCAGATGTGCGATCGCATTTTTGACAGATTCAGGGGAAATATCATCGCCAATAGCATTCCAGATTTTGTGTTGTCCAACGGGTTGACAGACGGGGAAATCTTCTTCTTTTACCCCTAAAGACTCTACTAATTCAATATATTCCGTGCCGTTTAAACCAACAACGCCTTCGCCGCTATCTTTAATTTGATACCACACAGGATGATAACCTCCGGGAAACTCATTCATCATGACTCCACCGTTTTCACCGTCAGCAATCTGGGAAACACAAGAAGGAACAGAAATATCACCAATATTTTGTTTGCCTCTACCCTTAGCTTCATAGAAAGGTTGCATTTGTGCTACTAACTTAGTGTCAGACCCTTGAGTTTTAATTAAAGCAATAATACTAACGCTTTCACCCCTAGAATTTTTCGCCACTAAGCGATTAGGTAAATATTTATCATCATGATATAAACCGCCTCCTTCTGGACGTTCTACAGAATGCTCCTGTACTAACAACCAACGATAACCACAATCTTTCAGGGCTTTAATATATTCATAAGCAGTGTCAGGATGATTCGGTAAGTGCATTTCTGGAGGAGAGAAACCCTTAACTCTTCTTAAAGCATCATCCCCGAAAATAGAAGCAAAATGATGTTGCCAAGCCAAAATTTGCAATTTAAGATCAGGAATAGGAGTAGAAGGTGCAACGGCGTGAGACCACATTGTCCCTAACCATTCTACATAACGATTATAGTGGGGATCACAAGTAATTTTTTTCAGGTTATCAATGATGTCATTACGATTCATTTGTTGAAACCCCCATAGCAAATTACCTGAGTAATCCAGCATAATTCTTGGACTGCAACCATTGCCCACTAATTCAGGGATAAAATCCCCCATGCGACTATAGCACCAAGCAAAAGTACCAGCGTTGTGATTATCTCCTTCTCCTTGATGCTCAAACATATGTTGTAAGTTACAAATCAGACTGCCATCATGACCTGCAGGAATAGTTGGTTGGTGCATATGTAAAGCACAGGCAAAAGCAGACTTAATTTGATGAGGATTGATATTGGAATGGGGTAAAAAAATAGGATCTTGATGATTGACTATAGATAATATCCTTGCTTCTGAACCGCAAATCGGTGGCATGAAAGTTGTTTGTGTAGGCATTTTTTCTCCTAATATTTTCTCTGAAGATGTCTAGGTACTTTGAGCGATAATTCTTTATCTTAATTACAACTAAAGTGATTGATTTCACCTTGATTTTAACTCAATTATTTCTGTTTATTTTTTCAAGTTTTGATAACTTTTTTGAATATTGTTAACTTTTTATTAAATTTTACAAAGATTTTCTAATTTATTCTTCTTGCCAAAGAGAAACCTAATCTTTTATAATTGCAAAGCAAGATTTAATTAATCATAATTTAGTTTCGTAATTTTTTCAAAAATAAAGACTAAAATTTAACTTTTTATTATCTTAATTAAACAAATTAAAAATAATCTAATTCAACGAATGGAAATAACGGCAAAATGGCGGGCAGCGTAGCTGTGCCTTCGGCATCGCATCTTCAAAAAGCACTACATAAGAATCGCTCACAAGTTTTTAGTAAATATATACAACTAGCAACCATCACAAAAGAAGGTTATCCCACCAATAGAACCGTTGTGTTCCGAGGTTTCCTAGAAAATAGTAATATTATACAAATCATTACTGACACTAGAAGTGAAAAATATAGCCATTTACAAACTAATCCCATAGCGGAAATTTGTTGGTATTTTGCTAAAACTAGAGAGCAGTTTAGAATTAGAGGAAAGATAGATTTAGTAATAGAAAATAATGATAATTTGACTTGGCAAAAAGCCCGTCAACACACATGGAATAATTTAAGTAAAAATGGAAAAGAACAATTTTATTGGGATACCCCCGGAGAGGAAAAAATAGAGACAGAAAAAGAAGAACAAATCCCTATCATTGATGAGAAAAACCCCCCCGAAAATTTTTGTTTATTGTTATTAAATCCTGACAAAGTTGATTACTTAGAATTGAGAGGTAATCCTCAAAATCGACATTTATATACTTTACAAGACAATAATCAATGGTTATATACTGCGGTTAATCCTTAAGTTGAGGGAAAAAGAAGTATATGAGCGTAGTGAACTCTCCGAACTCAAATTATTGCCCTTTGATTTAGTATAAATTCAGCAATAGTTAAATCTATGGGGGTTGTAACTTTTAAGTTGGTTTCTTCTCCTGAGACTATGCGCACAGGAAAACCACATTTTTCTAATAAAGCGGCATCATCAGTAACTTGCCATCCTAATTTTAAGCCGCGATCGTGACATTCTTTTAAGAGTTTAACATCAAAACCTTGGGGAGTTTGTGCCGCCCAAAGATTATCTCTGGTGGGAGTGTCAGTAATCAATAAATTTGAGTCAACTATTTTTATAGTATCTTTTACAGGGATAGCGGCAATTAAACCCTGACATTGTTGTAAAACTTCAGCACAACGATTAAATAAATCTGGAGTTGCTAAACATCTAGCACCATCATGAATTAAGACTTTTTCCGCTTTTTCTGGCAACGCTTGTAAACCGTTATAGACAGATTCTTGACGAGTATCCCCTCCCTTTATAAGTTGAATTGGTTTACAGGGTTTAATTTTGCTAATAATTT is a window from the Cyanobacterium sp. Dongsha4 genome containing:
- the dnaK gene encoding molecular chaperone DnaK, with the translated sequence MGKVVGIDLGTTNSCVAVMEGGKPVVIANAEGFRTTPSVVAYAKNGDRLVGQIAKRQGVMNPENTFYSVKRFIGRRFDEVTNETTEVSYKVLNVNGNVKLDCPSQSKQFAPEEISAQVLRKLIEDASKYLGEPVKEAVITVPAYFNDSQRQATKDAGKIAGIEVKRIINEPTAASLAYGLDKKSNETILVFDLGGGTFDVSVLEVGDGVFEVLATSGDTHLGGDDFDKKIVDYLAEDFKGKEGIDLRKDKQALQRLTEAAEKAKIELSSVSQADINLPFITATQEGPKHLELTLTRAKFEELCSDLIDRCAIPVEQALKDAKLSANDIDEVVLVGGSTRIPAVKEVVKKVLGKEPNQTVNPDEVVAVGAAIQGGVLAGEVKDILLLDVTPLSLGVETLGGVMTKIIPRNTTIPTKKSETFSTAVDGQTNVEIHVLQGEREFSKDNKSLGTFRLDGIPPAPRGIPQIEVTFDIDANGILNVTAKDKGTGKEQSISITGASTLPDTEVDRMVKEAEANAAADKERREKIERKNQADSLVYQAEKQLNELGDKVSADDKAKAEGLIKDLKEAVGQDDDEKIKTVMPELQQTLYTIGSNVYQQAGGATPGADATGGTNDSDNNDGGDDVIDAEFSETK
- a CDS encoding addiction module antidote protein, giving the protein MKNISETFENDLQNPNFVIGYLELCLNEGLPTFLMALREVIQANGGMSSIAEKTDLGRESLYKTLSESGNPQFATIDKILHSLGLRLSIRHL
- a CDS encoding response regulator, with the translated sequence MKKNLLRVERLLKGVADATNYLLTMADYSEGINEALATLGEATEVDRIYIFYIHSHPDTQSSACSQLWEWVAEGIVSQMNNPDLYNFPFQDILPRIYEILSQGGAIAGNVRDFPEEEKQILEPQGIISILLVPILIKENFWGFVGFDDCHQEQNWQEIEIATLRAIAGSIGGIIARHEAEEQLQLLNQDLERRIHHRTRELIVAKEEADKANQAKSDFLANMSHELRTPLNGILGYAQILNRSPFIPEKERNGVDIIYQCGTHLLTLINDILDLAKIEAQKFELNTTVIHLPSFLKGVVDIVRVRSDKKGLDFIFNYDPSLPDAIVADEKRLRQVLINLLNNAIKFTDEGGVTFNVLVNKKLEHIENPKQEENNPLIQDKRQKNTDCQIKFEIADTGIGIAEEDLIQIFQAFEQVGKDKNRYAEGTGLGLAITQKIVHLMDSNIKVKSKLGEGSSFSFTINCPVSQNWGQDLFIQDKAQIIGYQENTFTILVVDDRWENRSVLVNLLEPIGFNIREAINGEEALNIIKNHSIDLMITDIVMPVMNGYELIKKIKQNPQLQELKIIVSSASVSDADRQMSLNIGGDDFLPKPVDAEKLLELLSKHLKLTWQYRSVNPSSASTAKEVIIPPEKDLQTLLTLAQDGLLTKLVEIAKSISESDSRYIPFTNKILTLAKAFEIEEIESLIQGYLA
- a CDS encoding glycosyl hydrolase family 57, with product MPTQTTFMPPICGSEARILSIVNHQDPIFLPHSNINPHQIKSAFACALHMHQPTIPAGHDGSLICNLQHMFEHQGEGDNHNAGTFAWCYSRMGDFIPELVGNGCSPRIMLDYSGNLLWGFQQMNRNDIIDNLKKITCDPHYNRYVEWLGTMWSHAVAPSTPIPDLKLQILAWQHHFASIFGDDALRRVKGFSPPEMHLPNHPDTAYEYIKALKDCGYRWLLVQEHSVERPEGGGLYHDDKYLPNRLVAKNSRGESVSIIALIKTQGSDTKLVAQMQPFYEAKGRGKQNIGDISVPSCVSQIADGENGGVMMNEFPGGYHPVWYQIKDSGEGVVGLNGTEYIELVESLGVKEEDFPVCQPVGQHKIWNAIGDDISPESVKNAIAHLQENDHQFHMDGASWTNDLSWVKGYENVLEPMNKLSAMFHQKFDRAVAEDPSVTQRHDYQEALLYTMLVETSCFRYWGQGTWTDYARELYRRGEEFCK
- a CDS encoding Npun_F5749 family FMN-dependent PPOX-type flavoprotein, producing MAGSVAVPSASHLQKALHKNRSQVFSKYIQLATITKEGYPTNRTVVFRGFLENSNIIQIITDTRSEKYSHLQTNPIAEICWYFAKTREQFRIRGKIDLVIENNDNLTWQKARQHTWNNLSKNGKEQFYWDTPGEEKIETEKEEQIPIIDEKNPPENFCLLLLNPDKVDYLELRGNPQNRHLYTLQDNNQWLYTAVNP
- the ispD gene encoding 2-C-methyl-D-erythritol 4-phosphate cytidylyltransferase, with protein sequence MYLLIPAAGMGKRMGSSRNKLLLELKGKPLLAWTLISADKAESIEWIGIMGQPYDFPIFEEIISKIKPCKPIQLIKGGDTRQESVYNGLQALPEKAEKVLIHDGARCLATPDLFNRCAEVLQQCQGLIAAIPVKDTIKIVDSNLLITDTPTRDNLWAAQTPQGFDVKLLKECHDRGLKLGWQVTDDAALLEKCGFPVRIVSGEETNLKVTTPIDLTIAEFILNQRAII